The following are encoded together in the Citrus sinensis cultivar Valencia sweet orange chromosome 1, DVS_A1.0, whole genome shotgun sequence genome:
- the LOC112499531 gene encoding small polypeptide DEVIL 21-like — protein MLSANQGAIELMGRVARRFAKWKRMVRQQRGKLYIMRVCITMLLCWHKYS, from the coding sequence ATGCTTAGTGCAAATCAAGGAGCAATTGAATTAATGGGAAGAGTGGCGAGGAGATTTGCAAAGTGGAAGAGAATGGTGAGGCAACAGAGAGGGAAGCTCTATATCATGAGAGTCTGCATCACTATGCTTCTTTGTTGGCACAAGTACTCTTGA